From Rissa tridactyla isolate bRisTri1 chromosome 7, bRisTri1.patW.cur.20221130, whole genome shotgun sequence, a single genomic window includes:
- the LOC128913151 gene encoding zinc finger protein 239-like, translating to MVPAGAAGRRAEGGRSLALAAQAQRPHGCEQCGKAFAQASALAKHRRVHTGEKPYRCPVCTKAFALSSGLVLHKRTHTGERPHACPLCGKAFISSSHLALHLRSHTGERKYQCPVCGKLFLQSSHLVRHKAIHTGERPFKCEDCGKLFGRASHLATHRRVHTGERPFKCLQCEKAFTQKAGLVLHVRLHTGERPYKCDKCGKKFRSSAHLVSHQVLESGERNFKCSICGKAFKQASSLKQHLKTHEVREPHRCSVCSRAFSRSSYLQLHMRTHSGERPYHCLVCNQTYAKISTFEKHCKKHQQDEERPDARPRPVTTRAKALAEKKKQKQKQQHRDDSLEQPHQADAKQQQQQAERL from the coding sequence ATggtgccggcgggggcggcggggcggcgggcggagggCGGGCGGAGCTTGGCGCTTGCCGCCCAGGCGCAGCGGCCCCACGGGTGCGAGCAGTGCGGGAAGGCCTTCGCGCAGGCTAGCGCCCTGGCCAAGCACCGGCGGGTCCACACCGGGGAGAAGCCCTACCGCTGCCCTGTCTGCACCAAGGCCTTCGCCCTCTCCTCGGGGCTGGTCCTCCACAAGCGCACCCACACCGGGGAGCGGCCCCATGCCTGCCCACTCTGCGGCAAGGCCTTTATCTCCTCGTCGCACCTCGCCCTCCACCTCCGCTCCCACACGGGTGAGCGGAAGTACCAGTGTCCCGTCTGTGGGAAGCTCTTCCTCCAGTCCTCCCACCTGGTGCGCCATAAGGCCATCCACACTGGCGAGAGGCCCTTCAAGTGTGAGGACTGTGGCAAGCTCTTCGGGCGCGCCTCGCACCTCGCGACCCACCGCCGCGTGCACACAGGTGAGAGGCCTTTTAAGTGCTTGCAGTGCGAGAAGGCCTTTACGCAGAAGGCTGGGCTGGTTCTCCACGTCCGCCTGCACACCGGGGAACGGCCCTACAAGTGCGACAAGTGCGGGAAGAAGTTCCGCTCCTCTGCCCACCTCGTGTCACACCAGGTTCTCGAGTCAGGCGAGAGGAACTTCAAGTGCTCCATCTGTGGCAAGGCCTTCAAGCAGGCGTCGTCCCTCAAGCAGCATCTGAAGACCCACGAGGTACGCGAGCCTCATCGCTGCTCGGTCTGCAGCCGAGCCTTTTCCAGGTCCTCTTACCTCCAGCTTCACATGAGAACACACAGTGGGGAGCGGCCGTACCACTGTTTGGTTTGCAACCAGACATACGCCAAAATTTCAACCTTtgaaaaacattgcaaaaagCACCAGCAGGATGAAGAGAGACCTGATGCTCGACCCAGGCCTGTGACCACTAGGGCAAAAGCATtggctgaaaagaaaaagcagaagcagaaacagcagcaccGAGATGACAGCCTGGAGCAACCTCACCAGGCTGatgcaaaacagcagcagcagcaggcggaAAGGCTGTAA